From Pleurocapsa sp. PCC 7319:
AAAAATCATCTTTGGGAACTGCCCAGATTACTGCTGGTCGAATATTTATTTGCTCTTGAATTTCTTTCAAATGCTTGGCGATTTGTTTTGCCGATCTAGATCTATTAGAGAAATTGCGGTCAAAATAACCTTCGTAATCGCTTTCCCATTTCGCCTCTAATTTGGCAACCATGTCCGAAAATTTCTCTAAGTCTACAAGTTCCTCTTTCGGTGGGGAAACTGCTTCAGAAGATGAGACGATCTGAGATCTAAGTGGATGAGTATTAGATACAATTATGGCGATCGCAAGTGATCCACTAATTAAAATGTATGACCATTTATTCCATATCCGAGTCAAACTGCTCAATATTTTGCGTAGCATGATATTTCCCGTAATAATTGATTTTTGGAAAGCGACTATTAGCGGCTAATAGCGATTTTACTAATTAGTATGTCAACTTTGAATTCTGGATGCATATTTCTGCGATGCTTGACTAAATTTGAATTCCAATTCCATTTTCTAAAAATTCAGCTACTGTTTTTTGCGATAACTCATGCGTCGTCATGGTCTTTAAGATCGACATCGGTACTGTAAGATGATGAGCTCCTGCTTGTAGTGTGGCAGCAGCTTCTTGGGAAGATTTAATACTAGCCGCTAAAATTTCGGTTTTGCTTCCTTGGAGTATATTCGACATCTCTTTGATCAAAGCCAAACCATCCCCTAACAGCCTAGTAGCACGATTAACATAAGCGATCGCATATTTGGCTCCAGCTTCAGCGGCGATCGCTGCTTGAGCTGGACTATAAATGGCTGTGACGGAACAAGCTATTTCTGTTGATAAATGAGCTGTTACCCGAAAGCCCAACTCCGTCGCCGGAATTTTTAAAACAGCCTGCTCGCCAATAATTGCAGCAGCTTTTCTGGCTTCTGTAACCATCCCAGCAAAATCGGTAGCACACAATTGGTAATATAGTTCTCCGGGACTAATAGCAGCTAGTTGTTTTAAATTAGCTTCGGGAGGTAAATTACT
This genomic window contains:
- a CDS encoding transaldolase family protein, which gives rise to MIYLDSAILEEAKAAVDMGWVKGITTNPTLLNKSNLPPEANLKQLAAISPGELYYQLCATDFAGMVTEARKAAAIIGEQAVLKIPATELGFRVTAHLSTEIACSVTAIYSPAQAAIAAEAGAKYAIAYVNRATRLLGDGLALIKEMSNILQGSKTEILAASIKSSQEAAATLQAGAHHLTVPMSILKTMTTHELSQKTVAEFLENGIGIQI